From Cryobacterium sp. GrIS_2_6:
GCGAGCAGGGCGCGAAGCTCCCCATGGTGCGCGACGATGTGGTCGCGAATCGCCGTGAGCTGCTCGGGGGAGGGCGCATAGCTGCCGCCCGCGACCAGGACCTCGTGGCCGGACACGCTGAGGAAGTAACCCGCACCGGTCTTCTCCGACCCCCCCAGCGGCCAGGACGCGGCGACGTTCGTCTTGTACGGGGACTTGTCCTTTGAGAACCGCACGTCGCGGTAGATGCGCATGATCGCCTTCTGCGGCGGCCGCACGTGCCCGGGCGCGAATCCCGCGAGGGACTCGTTGACCCGGTTTACCAGGTCGAGCATCGGCTCCCGGACCTCGCTCAGGTACACCGGCTTGTGTTCCTCGAACCAGCCCCGGTCGTTGTGTCCTTCCAACTCGCGCAGGAACTGCAGCGCCTCACCGGAAAAGTGCGTCGTCATGATTTTGCCTCC
This genomic window contains:
- a CDS encoding DUF2461 domain-containing protein, whose product is MTTHFSGEALQFLRELEGHNDRGWFEEHKPVYLSEVREPMLDLVNRVNESLAGFAPGHVRPPQKAIMRIYRDVRFSKDKSPYKTNVAASWPLGGSEKTGAGYFLSVSGHEVLVAGGSYAPSPEQLTAIRDHIVAHHGELRALLADPRLTGMFDPADGNPLVRPPRGYPVDHPAVDLLRRRQWAARATLPASVAETDAFLTLVIERFEALTPLIDFLNVPLATLRLERRH